The Rathayibacter sp. VKM Ac-2759 genome includes a region encoding these proteins:
- a CDS encoding recombinase family protein, which produces MLVGYMRVSKTDGTQTTDPQRDALLAAGVEDAQLYSDLASGRKDDRPGLLSCLKALREGDTLVVWKLDRLGRDLHHLVNTVHDLTARGIGLKVLTGQGAAIDTTTAAGKLVFGIFAALAEFERELISERTMAGLASARARGRVGGRPFTMTPAKVRLAMASMGKPETNIGALCKELGISRQTLYRHVSPTGEVRPDGLRVLGRKST; this is translated from the coding sequence ATGCTCGTCGGCTACATGCGCGTCTCGAAAACCGATGGAACGCAGACCACGGATCCCCAGCGTGATGCGCTGCTCGCGGCCGGCGTCGAGGACGCTCAGCTGTACTCCGACCTCGCGTCCGGTCGGAAGGATGATAGGCCGGGTCTGCTGTCGTGCCTGAAAGCGCTGCGCGAAGGCGACACTCTCGTCGTGTGGAAGCTGGACCGGCTCGGACGCGACCTTCACCACCTCGTGAACACGGTCCATGACCTCACCGCCCGCGGCATTGGGTTGAAGGTGCTCACGGGTCAGGGGGCGGCGATCGACACGACCACTGCGGCCGGCAAGCTGGTCTTCGGGATCTTCGCTGCCCTTGCTGAGTTCGAGCGCGAGCTCATTTCCGAACGAACGATGGCGGGCCTCGCGTCTGCTCGAGCACGCGGTCGGGTCGGCGGGCGCCCGTTCACCATGACGCCCGCCAAGGTGCGACTCGCGATGGCGTCAATGGGCAAGCCGGAGACGAACATCGGTGCCCTCTGCAAAGAACTCGGCATCTCCCGCCAGACGCTCTACCGCCACGTCTCGCCCACGGGTGAGGTGCGGCCAGATGGCCTTCGCGTTCTCGGGCGCAAGAGCACCTAG